One region of Trichosurus vulpecula isolate mTriVul1 chromosome 1, mTriVul1.pri, whole genome shotgun sequence genomic DNA includes:
- the SOCS6 gene encoding suppressor of cytokine signaling 6, with protein MKKISLKTFRKSFNLNKSKEENDFVVVQQPSLTTDFGKDDSLFSSCYGKDLASCEINSEDEKSGKNRSKSESLMGTLKRRLSAKQKQKGKGSPPSVNSADEDTFSSSSAPIVFKDVRAQRPLRSTSLRSHHYSPTPWPLRPTNSEETCIKMEVRVKALVHSSNPSPALNGVRKDFHDLQSDSVFQEQNSTLKSTESQNGDLHLHIDDHVPVVIGLMPQDYIQYTVPLDEGMYPLEGSRSYCLDSSSPMEVSAVPSQVGRNSFHEDESQVDQDIVVAPDIFVDQAVNGLLIGTTGVMLQSPRVNHNDVPPLSPLLPPMQNNQIQRNFSGLNGTDTHVSESMRCHLNFDPNTAPGVGRVYDSVQNSGPMVVTSLTEELKKLAKQGWYWGPITRWEAEGKLANVPDGSFLVRDSSDDRYLLSLSFRSHGKTLHTRIEHSNGRFSFYEQPDVEGHTSIVDLIEHSIRDSENGAFCYSRSRLPGSATYPVRLTNPVSRFMQVRSLQYLCRFVIRQYTRIDLIQKLPLPNKMKDYLQEKHY; from the coding sequence ATGAAGAAAATTAGTCTTAAGACCTTTCGGAAGTCTTTTAACTTGAATAAAAGTAAGGAAGAGAATGATTTTGTGGTAGTACAACAACCATCACTAACCACTGACTTTGGAAAAGATGATTCCTTGTTTAGTAGCTGCTATGGTAAAGATTTGGCCAGCTGTGAAATCAACAGTGAAGATGAGAAAAGTGGGAAAAATAGATCCAAAAGTGAAAGCTTAATGGGTACATTAAAAAGGCGACTTTCagcaaaacaaaagcagaaaggcAAGGGCAGCCCACCATCTGTGAACTCTGCAGATGAGGACACCTTCTCCTCTTCATCAGCTCCAATAGTCTTTAAAGATGTAAGAGCTCAAAGACCATTAAGGTCAACATCTCTTCGTAGTCATCATTATAGTCCTACTCCATGGCCTCTTCGTCCAACAAATTCAGAGGAGACCTGTATCAAAATGGAAGTAAGAGTCAAGGCTTTGGTTCACTCCTCCAATCCAAGCCCAGCACTGAATGGTGTTCGAAAAGATTTTCATGATTTGCAGTCTGACAGTGTGTTCCAAGAACAAAACAGTACATTAAAAAGTACAGAATCTCAAAATGGAGACCTGCATCTTCACATCGATGATCATGTGCCTGTAGTTATTGGACTTATGCCTCAGGACTACATTCAGTATACTGTGCCTTTAGATGAGGGAATGTATCCTTTGGAAGGATCACGTAGTTATTGCCTGGACAGTTCCTCTCCCATGGAAGTTTCAGCTGTTCCTTCTCAAGTAGGAAGGAACTCATTCCATGAGGATGAGAGCCAGGTAGACCAGGACATAGTAGTTGCCCCAGATATCTTTGTGGATCAGGCAGTTAACGGCTTGTTGATTGGCACCACGGGAGTCATGTTGCAAAGCCCAAGAGTTAATCACAATGATGTCCCTCCACTCTCACCATTGCTACCTCCAATGCAGAATAATCAAATCCAAAGGAACTTTAGTGGACTGAATGGCACAGATACACATGTGTCAGAAAGTATGCGTTGTCATTTGAATTTTGATCCTAACACTGCTCCTGGAGTTGGAAGAGTTTATGACTCTGTACAAAATAGTGGCCCTATGGTTGTGACAAGTCTTACAGAGGAACTGAAAAAACTTGCAAAACAGGGATGGTACTGGGGACCAATCACACGCTGGGAGGCAGAAGGAAAGCTGGCAAATGTGCCCGATGGTTCTTTTCTTGTTCGTGATAGTTCTGATGACCGTTACCTTTTAAGCTTGAGCTTTCGCTCCCATGGTAAAACGCTTCACACTAGAATTGAACATTCAAATGGTAGGTTTAGCTTTTATGAACAACCAGATGTAGAAGGGCATACTTCTATAGTTGATCTAATTGAACATTCAATCAGGGACTCTGAAAACGGAGCTTTTTGCTATTCACGGTCTCGGTTGCCTGGATCTGCAACCTACCCTGTCAGACTGACCAATCCTGTATCACGGTTCATGCAGGTACGTTCATTGCAGTACCTGTGTCGTTTTGTCATACGTCAATACACCAGAATAGACTTGATTCAAAAACTGCCTTTGCCAAACAAAATGAAGGATTATTTACAAGAAAAGCACTACTGA